Genomic DNA from Mycolicibacterium helvum:
GCGCTGAAATCCACCTTGGCGACCCGCCCGTCGAGCCGGATGGTCTGCACCTTGCCGACTTGGACCCCGGAAATGCGGACGTCGTCACCGACATAGAGACCCGACACATCGGAGAACGTTGCCGTGTATCGGGACAACGCTCCGGTGACCGGACTGCGCAGGGCTGTCAGTACGACGAGCGTGCACACCACGGCGACCGCGGTGAAGATCGTCAGCCAAATCACGGATTTGGTAACGCTTCTCACCGGCCACCCCCTTGTGGCGCCGCGGAAGGGGAAGCGGGGGCTACCGAGTCTGCGGCGGGCAGGGCCGCCGCCAGCCCTGGCATGGTGTCCAGGGTGAGTTCGAGATTCAGCCGGACTTTCCCGTTGATGATCGGAAACGCCGTACTGGTGCGATCCAACAGACCGGATATCCGGTCGTAGGCCGGCGACATACTCCCGACGGCGTAGGAGTACGGCACAAGGACACTCATGATCCCGCCGAACAACGGGACGAGCCACGTCAGGTGCTTGGCGAAAATCCCGTCAGTGGTGAACAGCAGCTTGCTGAGCTGGTCCATGATCTGGTTCATCCGATCCACCCCGTCGGGGTGCGCCAGGAAGTCCATGCCGTTGAGCAGGTCATAGGCCAAGCTGACCAGCGGCACAGCGTCGCTGACCCCGTTGACCACCGAAGCGAGCACCGAAAGTGATTCCGAGAAAGGCACTTTCTGGGAGTCGGTGAGCATCTTGATCAGATCGAAGTAGGACCGGGTGACCGGTTCGGTGAGGTCGGAGTGCTTGCGCACGATCCCGATGATGTGGTCGATATCGGGAGAGTCCATGATCCGGCCGAACTTCTGGCCTTGCCGCAGCAGTCCGGTGATCGATGCGGACTTCACATTGGTGTCGACTGTCAGGGTCTGGTTCGGGCTCAACCGGGGACCCGTTCCGCTGCTGACCAGCTCGACCGCCGCGAGGCCAAAGGTGTTGGAGGACATGAAATTCGCCGTGGTGTCGGCGGCCAAGGCCGCGGCCTGGCGCGGCTCGAGCTCGAGGGTGATCTTCTGCTTGTTGAAACCGGCCGACTGCAGGGTCTTCACCGAACCGATGGTCAGGCCACGGAACTTGACCTCCGCGCCCGGGGTCAGCCCCTCGCCGAGTTTGTCGGCCATCACCGTCAGTTTGAACGTGTCGGCGTAACTCCCGGTGCCGAGTTGATAGAGCACGGTGCCCGCGACAGCCAGCACCACCGCGGCAATGAGGCCCCGAACTCGCAACGCGCGCGAACTGGGTGTCCGCCCTCCTTGGTCGGCAGATACAGGCATGCCCTATCCCGAAATCCGAATCCCGGGACTGTTGCCCCAGAACAACAGCGTCAGCACCATATCGGCGGCGACGACGGTGACGATGCTGGCCCGGATGGCGCGACCTGAGGCTCGCCCGACACCTTCGGGACCGCCGACGGCGTAGTAGCCCTGGTAGCCGTGGATGGCGATGATCAGCGTCACGAAGATGACCGCCTTGAGCACCGAGAAGATCACGTCGGAGGGTTGGATGAACGAGTCGAAATAGTGGTAGTAGGTGCCAGATGACTGCCCGTGCAAGACGTTGACCACCAGCGCGCACGACACGTAGCTCAGCGCCAGCGTCACGACGTAGAGCGGAATGATCGTCAGCATTCCGGCGATCACCCGGGTGGTCACCACGAACGGGATCGACCGAATCCCCAGCGCTTCCAGCGCATCGATTTCCTCGGAGATCCGCATGGCGCCGATCTCGGCGGTCATCCGGCAGCCGGCCTGGGCGGCGAAACCGATGCCGGCGATCATCGGCGCCATTTCCCGGGTATTGGCGTACGCGGAGACGAATCCGGTCAGCGGGCCCATCCCGACCATGTCCAGGGCGCCATACCCTTCGATGCCCACCGAACCGCCGACTGCCGCGCCCATGAACACCAGTACGCCAATGGTGCCGCCGCCGACGATCAGCGACCCATTGCCCCACATCACGTCGACCAACAACACCCCGGTCTGGTTCCGGTAGTGCTTCAGCGTGTGCGGGATCGCGCCGAGCACCTGGGCCAGAAAGCTGACTTGATGGCCGAGGCGCTGGAACAGGGAGTCGCCGCGGTCGGCGATCCACAGCGGGGCGCGTACGACGCCAGGCATATGTCGAGACGGTGCTGAAATGCGAGCCATCAGCCCATCCTGAGCGGCATGGACATCGACACGCCCTGAGTGATGATGAGGTTGAGAACGAACACCGCGACCACGCCGATGACGACCGAGGCGTTGACCGCGTCGGCCACACCCCGCGCACCGCCGCTGGCTTCGAGGCCGCGCTGGCAGGCCACCAGGATCACAACCACCCCGAAGAGCCAGGTTTTGAGCATGGCAACCACCACGTCGCTGACGCTGGCGAACGACGCGAACGACGCGATGTAGCTGCCGGGCGTGCCGGACTGGAAGCCGACGTTGATCGCGTACCCCGCCGCCAGCCCCATGAAGATGATGAATGCGCACAGCACCGGCGCCACGAACACGATCGCTGCCAGTCGCGGGGTGACCAGTCGCTGCACCGGGTCGACGCCCATCACGCGCAGTGCGTCGACCTCTTCGCGGATGGTGCGGGCGCCGAGGTCGGTGGCCACGGCTGAACCGGCCGCGCCACCCAGTAACAATGCCGCCACCATCGGTGCACCCTGCCGGATCACCCCGAGGCCGCCCGCCGCACCCGAGACCGACGAAGCGCCGACCTGTTGAATGAAGTTGCCCACCTGCACCGCCACGATCACCCCGAACGGGATGGACACCAGCAGTGCCGGGATCGCCGTGACACTGATGATGAACCAGGCCTGGTTGATGGTGTCTCGCCATGGGTGGCGCAGCCGGGCCAGGTCCGCGATCAGGAAGCCGAACGCCTGTCCGCCCAGGCTGAAGAAGCGGCCCAGCGTCTGCAATGACGAATCCATTTGAAGCAGCACATGCCTAAGCGGTCTGCTCAGGATCGTGATGACCTCGCGGCCGGTCGATACCTCCGCGACCGGCTCGACCGCGTCCTGCGTGGCGGGCGTCGCCGGCGCGGCCGAAGTATCAGGGGAGACGGTGTCGCCGTCGGTGGTGGAGTTCGGGCCGACATCGACGCAGGCAATTTCGATGTCTTCTGGCTCGGTCGCTGCTTGGGCCGCCGTCGCGTCATGGACACCTGCGGTCAACGGCGGGCACCTCCTTAATTGCTGGCAAAACTACTTCCCCCCAGCAAAGTTCGAGCGTGGTTGTCGTGCGTTCACCAGCGGTACGGGTACGTGCGTTGTACCAGCGGCGGCGTGCGTGTGTTCGCGGAAAGAACCTCAGTGTGAGGTACGCCACAATCGAGCGTCAAGCGCTGTTGGTGCTTGGCTGGGCGGGCCGATGCGAGCGCAGAGTTGCGGCGGGGTCAATAACGTGCGCAGACGGGGGAAATAGCCGTAGATCGTCGTAAGTTCCCTGGATCGGCGATGCTTCGCGTCGGCGGGCGGGCGTCCGCTCGTCCAGCGCCGGCCTCACATCGTCGCGGACTGCACAGGTAATTGACAGTGTGACCGACCGGCGACGAGCCGAGGTTTGGCACCGTGGCCGATCGCGACTGCGAGGGCCGAAGCCTGGTCGTAGGTGGGCGCAGTGATTCGGACATCGTCGTGTTCACATTTCGCGCTTGCCCGGTCGGCATCCGGTTTCGGCAAATACCGCTACGGCGCGGCGCGATTGTCTGTCAGATCGCCAAAGCTCGGCGAAGAACTGGCCGTCTGCACTAGGGTTCGTGCAAGTTAGACAGACTAGGTGGGGGTCATGGCGAGCGCTGTTTCTGGGCAGGTGCCGGGGGCGACTGCGCTCGAACGTCATGCCGGTCAGCTCTGAGCGCAACGGCGCAGCGGATGGGCGCAGGCGAGTAGTCGACTACATCGTCGAACACCTGGCGCGGCGCGGCATCCGGCATATGTTCGGTGTGGACGGCGCCAACATCGAAGACCTCTATGACGCGGCCTACGGCTGCTCCGACGTCACCGCCGTGGTCGCCAAGCATGAGTTCTCCGCAGCGGCCATGGCGGACGCCTACAGCCGTGCCGCGGGCGGCATCGGCGTCGTCGTCGCGACATCCGGCGGTGGCGCCCTCAACACCATCCCGGGGCTGGGGGAGTCGTTCGCCAGCCGCGTCCCGGTCCTGGCGCTCATCGGCCAGCCACCTACGACGACGGACGGCCGCGGGTCATTCCAGGACACCAGCGGTCGCGGCGGCGCCCTGGACGGGGAGGCTTTGTTCTCGGCGGTGTCCGTTTTCTGCCGGCGGGTGCTGACCCCGGCCGACATCGTGACCGCGTTGCCGCAGGCCCTTGATGCCGCGACAGCCCACGGTGGGCCCGCGGTGTTGTTGCTGCCCAAGAACATTCAGCAGGCGCTCATTGAGGTGCGGCCGCACGAGGTCACCGAAGGGACGGCGCGCCGGGTCGGGGACCTCGGCGCGCTGGTCGAGTTGATCCGCAACATCGACGACCCGGTGACGATCATCGCCGGCGACCAGGTCGCTCGCGACGATGCCCGCGCGGAGCTGGAGACGCTGCGAACGGTTCTGCAGGCGCGCGTCGCCACCGTGCCCGACGCGAAGGACGTGGTCACCGCCGAGGCCGAGCTAGGGGTGACCGGGGTGATGGGGCATCCCGCGGTGGGTGCCGTGCTGGCCCAGAGCGGGCTGTGCCTGCTGGTGGGCACCCGGCTGCCGCTGATGGCGCGCGCCGGCCTGGAGCAGGAATTGGAATCGCTGCCGATCGCGTCGGTGGGTTCGGCGCCGCCATATCTACCGGGCACCCACGTGGACAGCGACGATCTGCGCGTGTCGCTGACTCTGCTCGCCGACGGGTTGGCCGGTTCCACGCAGCGCCGGCCGATCGCGGAACGGGTCGCGCGCGGTGAGCTGACACCCCCGGCGCACGTCGGGGAGGGGGTGCGTTACCGGGAAGCGATGCTGACGCTGGACGCGCTGCTGCCGCAGGACAGCGACATCGTTGTCGACGCGGGCAATACCGGCGCAGCCGCCATCCACTGGCTGCCGGCGCGCCGCGACGGCCGATTCCTGGTGGCGCTGGGGATGGGCGGCATGGGATACAGCTTCGGCGCCGGCATCGGGATGGCCTTCGCGCGCGAACGTCGTACGGTGGTCATCGCTGGAGACGGGGCATTCTTCATGCAGGGCATGGAGATTCACACCGCACTGCACCACCGGCTTCCGATCACCTTCGTGCTGTTCGACAACCATGCACACGCGATGTGTGTCACCCGTGAGCAGGTG
This window encodes:
- a CDS encoding MlaD family protein codes for the protein MPVSADQGGRTPSSRALRVRGLIAAVVLAVAGTVLYQLGTGSYADTFKLTVMADKLGEGLTPGAEVKFRGLTIGSVKTLQSAGFNKQKITLELEPRQAAALAADTTANFMSSNTFGLAAVELVSSGTGPRLSPNQTLTVDTNVKSASITGLLRQGQKFGRIMDSPDIDHIIGIVRKHSDLTEPVTRSYFDLIKMLTDSQKVPFSESLSVLASVVNGVSDAVPLVSLAYDLLNGMDFLAHPDGVDRMNQIMDQLSKLLFTTDGIFAKHLTWLVPLFGGIMSVLVPYSYAVGSMSPAYDRISGLLDRTSTAFPIINGKVRLNLELTLDTMPGLAAALPAADSVAPASPSAAPQGGGR
- a CDS encoding MlaE family ABC transporter permease, whose translation is MPGVVRAPLWIADRGDSLFQRLGHQVSFLAQVLGAIPHTLKHYRNQTGVLLVDVMWGNGSLIVGGGTIGVLVFMGAAVGGSVGIEGYGALDMVGMGPLTGFVSAYANTREMAPMIAGIGFAAQAGCRMTAEIGAMRISEEIDALEALGIRSIPFVVTTRVIAGMLTIIPLYVVTLALSYVSCALVVNVLHGQSSGTYYHYFDSFIQPSDVIFSVLKAVIFVTLIIAIHGYQGYYAVGGPEGVGRASGRAIRASIVTVVAADMVLTLLFWGNSPGIRISG
- a CDS encoding MlaE family ABC transporter permease — its product is MTAGVHDATAAQAATEPEDIEIACVDVGPNSTTDGDTVSPDTSAAPATPATQDAVEPVAEVSTGREVITILSRPLRHVLLQMDSSLQTLGRFFSLGGQAFGFLIADLARLRHPWRDTINQAWFIISVTAIPALLVSIPFGVIVAVQVGNFIQQVGASSVSGAAGGLGVIRQGAPMVAALLLGGAAGSAVATDLGARTIREEVDALRVMGVDPVQRLVTPRLAAIVFVAPVLCAFIIFMGLAAGYAINVGFQSGTPGSYIASFASFASVSDVVVAMLKTWLFGVVVILVACQRGLEASGGARGVADAVNASVVIGVVAVFVLNLIITQGVSMSMPLRMG
- a CDS encoding thiamine pyrophosphate-binding protein, which encodes MPVSSERNGAADGRRRVVDYIVEHLARRGIRHMFGVDGANIEDLYDAAYGCSDVTAVVAKHEFSAAAMADAYSRAAGGIGVVVATSGGGALNTIPGLGESFASRVPVLALIGQPPTTTDGRGSFQDTSGRGGALDGEALFSAVSVFCRRVLTPADIVTALPQALDAATAHGGPAVLLLPKNIQQALIEVRPHEVTEGTARRVGDLGALVELIRNIDDPVTIIAGDQVARDDARAELETLRTVLQARVATVPDAKDVVTAEAELGVTGVMGHPAVGAVLAQSGLCLLVGTRLPLMARAGLEQELESLPIASVGSAPPYLPGTHVDSDDLRVSLTLLADGLAGSTQRRPIAERVARGELTPPAHVGEGVRYREAMLTLDALLPQDSDIVVDAGNTGAAAIHWLPARRDGRFLVALGMGGMGYSFGAGIGMAFARERRTVVIAGDGAFFMQGMEIHTALHHRLPITFVLFDNHAHAMCVTREQVFFRDRYSYNRFGPSRLGAGLAAMFPALPSIEVTEIAELAVAIKAALDVEGPSVVAVECSADEIPPFTAFLDESLPREH